A single region of the Lacipirellulaceae bacterium genome encodes:
- a CDS encoding flagellar FlbD family protein has translation MIKLTRLDGEAFILNAELIKYVEKRPDTFITLTSNDRLVVGETPEEVLERAVDYHRSKRLLPSEVGSH, from the coding sequence ATGATCAAACTCACCCGACTCGACGGCGAGGCCTTCATCCTCAATGCCGAGCTCATTAAGTACGTCGAGAAGCGTCCCGATACGTTTATCACGTTGACGTCCAACGACCGGCTTGTGGTCGGCGAAACCCCCGAAGAAGTGCTAGAACGAGCCGTTGACTACCACCGCAGCAAGCGGCTTCTGCCTTCAGAGGTGGGTAGCCACTGA
- a CDS encoding flagellar hook-basal body complex protein codes for MGLQSALTTALTGMSAAETSIDVVGNNVANSNTVGFKESTVNFATQFLQTQSIGSAPTDGRGGTNPRQVGLGVKVAEIAQDFNQGTIEISSNPLDLAIQGDGFFIVQGQNVGEKLYTRNGQFKTNAENEIVTITGQRVLGYGVDSEFNVETSVVSPIQIPLGESAIAQATQNVVLTGGLDGEGTVGTTPEVIQSGILSDGSKEVPDSSASTLTALTLPLESTTIAAGGGGAVGAGSYSYRITFVDADGNEGPSSNVSASLAIGAPGSSIDLSNLPQPAGGSEFTTINIYRNNANVDTDFRLAGSVAAGTTTFSDTSADGSLGATLDTTGLDSGAYEYYVTFYNSVSGEESRPTARFGPVTADATNSPRIRLDDLPAPSGNPATGGFDGVRIYRNLTNNSNAFHLVESITPAEIAGMSSGISYIDNNPDSVISANSQIDLEGPDITFGLPLVDVVSRDGSNYINLFEEGELEFTGGKNNRDLATRSLTITSTTTVQDLISFMEDSLGIVKTAIEDSFPVDNYGGTLSDSRIQFTSNLGVENALQIDLSAFQLTPASGGSPDSIPLQFNSQNPGQANGSGDTADVVVYDSLGSPIRVRITTYLEESDSLNARFRWIATSPDNQPEVGVGTVVGTGVIETDGNGDFSSVSNNRIAIQREDLPSESPLEFELDFTQVNGLSQDGNDRLNVSFQDGFPAGTLSSFTISESGSIEGVYTNGSSRTLGQIVMARFANNNGLEQIGDNLFAAGVNSGLPIEDVPNSQGIGSITAGAVELSNTDIGENLIELILASTQYRGGARVITAVQQLLDELLALRR; via the coding sequence TGAGCGCGGCGGAGACTTCGATTGACGTTGTGGGTAACAACGTTGCCAACTCAAACACGGTTGGCTTCAAAGAGTCAACCGTTAACTTCGCCACGCAATTCTTGCAAACGCAAAGCATCGGCTCGGCACCAACCGACGGCCGCGGCGGTACGAACCCGCGGCAAGTGGGCCTCGGTGTCAAGGTTGCTGAGATTGCTCAGGACTTTAACCAGGGCACAATCGAGATCAGCTCGAACCCGCTGGACTTGGCAATTCAAGGCGATGGGTTCTTTATTGTTCAGGGACAGAATGTTGGCGAGAAACTCTACACCCGTAACGGACAGTTTAAAACCAATGCGGAGAACGAAATCGTCACGATCACCGGACAGCGCGTGTTAGGTTACGGCGTCGACAGCGAGTTTAATGTCGAAACGAGCGTTGTTTCACCCATCCAGATTCCATTAGGCGAATCCGCCATTGCTCAAGCGACGCAGAATGTTGTGCTGACGGGCGGCCTTGATGGCGAAGGCACGGTTGGAACAACCCCTGAAGTAATTCAGTCGGGCATCTTGAGTGACGGTTCCAAGGAAGTCCCTGACTCCAGTGCGTCAACTCTCACGGCACTAACACTGCCGCTAGAATCAACCACCATCGCGGCTGGTGGCGGAGGGGCTGTAGGGGCCGGTTCCTACAGTTATCGCATCACCTTTGTTGATGCCGACGGTAACGAAGGCCCTTCCTCGAATGTATCGGCTTCATTAGCGATTGGCGCTCCAGGCAGTTCAATTGATCTGAGTAATCTGCCACAGCCCGCGGGCGGCAGTGAATTCACGACGATCAATATCTATCGAAATAACGCTAATGTAGACACTGATTTTCGTCTTGCTGGAAGCGTGGCGGCAGGAACGACAACTTTCAGTGACACAAGCGCGGATGGTTCGCTTGGGGCAACGTTAGATACGACGGGCCTGGATAGCGGAGCCTACGAATACTATGTCACCTTTTACAACTCGGTCAGTGGCGAGGAGAGTCGTCCCACAGCGCGGTTCGGTCCTGTTACCGCCGACGCCACGAACTCGCCGCGCATCCGGCTTGACGATCTCCCGGCACCGTCCGGCAACCCGGCTACTGGTGGCTTCGATGGCGTGCGTATTTATCGCAACTTGACGAACAACAGCAACGCCTTTCATCTGGTCGAATCGATCACACCTGCTGAGATTGCCGGAATGAGTTCAGGCATTTCTTACATTGACAATAACCCCGACTCGGTGATCTCCGCCAATAGTCAGATCGACCTGGAGGGTCCCGACATCACGTTTGGCTTGCCGTTAGTCGACGTCGTTTCACGCGATGGCTCCAACTACATCAATTTGTTTGAAGAGGGAGAGTTAGAGTTCACTGGCGGCAAGAACAATCGTGATTTGGCGACCCGGTCGCTCACGATCACGAGCACCACGACCGTGCAAGACTTGATTAGCTTCATGGAAGACTCTCTTGGCATCGTGAAGACGGCGATCGAAGATAGCTTTCCTGTCGACAACTACGGTGGCACCCTTTCAGATAGTCGGATTCAGTTCACTTCGAACTTAGGCGTAGAGAATGCCCTGCAAATCGACCTGTCTGCTTTCCAACTGACCCCTGCTAGTGGCGGAAGTCCTGATTCGATTCCCTTGCAATTCAATTCGCAGAACCCGGGGCAAGCAAATGGCTCCGGTGATACGGCCGATGTGGTGGTATACGATAGCCTCGGTTCACCGATCAGGGTTCGCATCACCACCTATCTCGAAGAAAGCGACAGCCTGAATGCGCGTTTCCGCTGGATTGCCACTTCCCCAGACAATCAACCCGAAGTCGGCGTTGGAACCGTTGTTGGCACTGGCGTAATCGAGACCGATGGCAACGGCGATTTTAGTTCGGTTTCGAATAACCGGATTGCGATCCAACGGGAAGACCTTCCTTCTGAGTCGCCGCTGGAGTTCGAACTCGATTTCACGCAAGTCAATGGACTTTCCCAAGATGGGAATGATCGCTTAAACGTCAGTTTCCAAGACGGTTTCCCTGCTGGTACGCTCTCCAGCTTTACCATTTCCGAGTCAGGAAGCATCGAGGGTGTGTACACCAACGGTAGCTCCCGCACGTTGGGACAAATTGTCATGGCGCGTTTCGCTAACAATAACGGCTTGGAGCAAATAGGGGACAACCTTTTCGCTGCCGGCGTGAACTCCGGCTTGCCGATTGAGGACGTGCCCAACTCCCAAGGCATCGGCTCGATCACTGCCGGTGCGGTTGAGCTTTCCAACACCGACATCGGTGAGAATCTCATCGAGCTAATCCTTGCCTCCACGCAATACCGAGGCGGAGCCCGGGTCATCACCGCCGTGCAGCAACTCCTCGACGAGTTGTTGGCGTTGAGAAGGTAA